The following proteins are co-located in the Deltaproteobacteria bacterium genome:
- a CDS encoding diguanylate cyclase — translation MNERRHFFLVTADASLQACLADLWPETEITWTRFDRGTSALEHLFSDPPDLLVVDAQLPDLPGVELIRLIKGENVYRQLPVVLCLPDEAALAAQDFRQLEIDDFLVRPLSPALVRARLTLAYHRATRELDASPLTKLPGNTSIIHKIQDLIDRKEDFALAYIDLDHFKSFNDKYGFSRGDEVLLMTARVIVNSIRAFMGANTFVGHVGGDDFVFIVPPDQAESACRMVITNFDSIVPHFYDEEDRAQGAIHSVDRRGQAQVFPLMAISIAVVFNRDGQLRHFGEASQIAMNLKKEAKKNPASCYVLDKRRGA, via the coding sequence ATGAACGAACGACGCCATTTTTTCCTGGTCACGGCCGATGCCTCGCTCCAGGCCTGTCTGGCCGATCTCTGGCCCGAAACCGAGATCACCTGGACGCGCTTCGATCGCGGCACGTCGGCCCTGGAACATCTTTTTTCCGATCCACCAGACCTGCTCGTGGTGGACGCCCAACTTCCGGACCTTCCGGGGGTGGAGCTGATCCGGCTGATCAAGGGCGAAAATGTGTACCGCCAGCTGCCGGTGGTGCTCTGCCTGCCCGACGAGGCGGCGTTGGCGGCCCAGGATTTCCGGCAACTCGAAATCGATGATTTTCTGGTCCGCCCGTTGTCGCCGGCCCTGGTCCGGGCGCGTTTGACCCTGGCCTATCACCGGGCCACGCGCGAACTCGATGCCAGCCCGTTGACGAAATTGCCTGGAAACACGTCAATCATCCATAAAATCCAGGATCTTATCGATAGAAAAGAAGATTTTGCCCTGGCCTACATCGATCTCGATCATTTCAAATCCTTCAATGACAAATACGGTTTTTCCCGTGGTGACGAGGTTTTGCTCATGACGGCGCGGGTCATCGTCAATTCCATTCGAGCCTTCATGGGCGCGAACACCTTTGTCGGCCACGTGGGTGGGGACGACTTTGTGTTCATCGTCCCGCCGGACCAGGCCGAAAGCGCCTGCCGGATGGTCATCACCAACTTCGATTCCATCGTGCCCCATTTTTACGACGAGGAAGACCGGGCCCAGGGCGCCATCCATTCCGTGGATCGCCGGGGCCAGGCCCAGGTGTTTCCCCTCATGGCCATCTCCATCGCCGTGGTTTTCAATCGGGACGGCCAGCTCAGGCATTTTGGCGAAGCGTCGCAAATCGCCATGAATTTGAAGAAAGAGGCCAAAAAAAATCCCGCGAGCTGCTATGTCCTGGACAAACGGCGCGGCGCCTGA
- a CDS encoding tyrosine recombinase XerC, whose protein sequence is MSWTNGAAPEPVDQFLVYLDDQRGYSPATSRSYGVDLFGAHEFLARRGKGLDHPAAVTRADITAFLADLHRRGLAKTTVCRKLSALRSFFRFLRKRALVTDDPCAAIANPKLPKLQPKVLNVDQALNMVNVDVPSDPESQRDMALIEVLYGSGLRVSEALGLDLGDMDLARGIARVLGKGRKERLAPLTEPAVERLRRYLKQRGAFGPRPGEQAVFLGKRGGRLGRRQADDIVKKLAVAGGVPMRISPHTLRHSFATHLLQAGADLRGVQELLGHARISTTQRYTHLDLAQIMRVYDACHPRSGGNNDDNT, encoded by the coding sequence ATGTCCTGGACAAACGGCGCGGCGCCTGAGCCGGTCGACCAATTCCTGGTCTATCTGGACGACCAACGGGGCTATTCACCGGCCACGTCCCGGTCCTACGGCGTGGACTTGTTCGGAGCCCATGAATTTCTGGCCCGGCGCGGCAAGGGTCTGGACCATCCAGCCGCCGTCACCAGGGCCGATATCACCGCGTTTCTGGCCGATCTGCACCGGCGCGGTCTGGCCAAGACCACGGTGTGCCGCAAACTTTCGGCCTTGCGCTCTTTTTTCCGGTTTTTGCGCAAACGGGCCCTGGTCACGGACGATCCGTGCGCGGCCATTGCCAATCCCAAGCTCCCCAAGCTCCAGCCCAAGGTTTTGAATGTCGATCAGGCCCTGAACATGGTCAATGTCGATGTTCCGTCCGATCCGGAAAGCCAGCGTGACATGGCCCTGATCGAAGTGTTGTACGGGTCGGGCCTGCGCGTGAGCGAGGCGCTGGGACTCGATCTCGGGGATATGGACTTGGCGCGGGGGATAGCGCGGGTGCTGGGCAAGGGGCGCAAGGAGCGCCTAGCGCCGCTGACCGAACCGGCCGTGGAGCGTTTGCGTCGCTATTTGAAGCAGCGGGGCGCGTTTGGACCCCGCCCCGGGGAACAGGCCGTGTTTCTTGGCAAGCGGGGAGGGCGTCTGGGGCGGCGGCAGGCCGATGACATCGTCAAGAAACTGGCCGTGGCCGGCGGGGTTCCCATGCGCATCAGCCCGCATACCCTGCGCCACAGTTTCGCCACGCATTTGCTCCAGGCTGGCGCGGACCTGCGCGGCGTGCAGGAATTGCTCGGCCACGCGCGTATTTCGACCACGCAGCGCTACACCCACCTTGACCTGGCCCAAATCATGCGGGTTTACGATGCCTGCCACCCCCGGTCCGGGGGAAATAACGACGACAATACCTGA
- a CDS encoding HPP family protein has translation MTRNTSLLTAMALVMAMFGLVDISAEKEIIFPEISALAIGFWIMEKPPWRGSPLVVWASPSLAALTGVALFRYVPLPAFVLIGCAFVLVVVQLKLMRSEVFPSISAAILAILTETTSWQYPLSVSMLMAVIVLGKLAGEHFVPDRIWNAAAATDTDPENGLGYWSKIFCGVLAITALALGSGHLFMIAPPLIVAFIELSRPHHPLRRAPMKTVALLFAAAITGVLWFYVIVTALDGPLWLFGGLALGTVFVLYRAFGTSFPPVAAIALLPVLVPACALWSYPLHVLAGAMLFVSMGVFIFDSSQVRARK, from the coding sequence ATGACACGAAACACGTCCCTGCTCACCGCCATGGCACTGGTCATGGCCATGTTCGGCCTAGTGGATATCTCGGCGGAAAAGGAAATCATCTTCCCCGAAATATCGGCTCTGGCCATAGGTTTCTGGATCATGGAAAAACCGCCGTGGCGCGGAAGTCCGTTGGTCGTGTGGGCGTCGCCGTCCCTGGCCGCCCTGACCGGAGTGGCGTTGTTCAGGTACGTGCCCCTGCCGGCCTTTGTCCTGATCGGATGCGCCTTTGTCCTGGTCGTGGTTCAGCTCAAGCTGATGCGTTCGGAGGTCTTTCCGTCCATCTCCGCCGCCATACTGGCCATTCTGACCGAAACCACGAGCTGGCAGTATCCCCTTTCCGTGAGCATGCTGATGGCGGTTATCGTGCTCGGCAAACTTGCCGGGGAGCATTTCGTCCCGGACCGGATTTGGAACGCGGCGGCCGCGACGGACACCGACCCGGAAAACGGCCTTGGCTATTGGAGCAAGATTTTTTGCGGGGTTCTGGCGATCACGGCCCTTGCGCTTGGCTCCGGCCACCTGTTCATGATCGCCCCGCCCCTGATTGTCGCCTTCATTGAATTGTCCCGCCCCCACCATCCGCTGCGCCGGGCCCCGATGAAAACCGTCGCGCTTCTTTTTGCTGCGGCCATCACGGGCGTGCTCTGGTTTTATGTGATCGTCACGGCCCTCGACGGGCCGCTGTGGCTGTTTGGCGGGCTTGCCCTGGGGACCGTCTTTGTCCTGTATCGGGCTTTTGGCACTTCGTTCCCGCCGGTCGCGGCGATTGCGCTCTTGCCGGTCCTGGTGCCGGCATGTGCCTTGTGGTCCTATCCCCTGCACGTGCTCGCCGGCGCCATGCTGTTTGTATCCATGGGCGTCTTTATTTTCGATTCGTCCCAGGTCCGGGCGAGGAAATAG